From a single Anaerobranca gottschalkii DSM 13577 genomic region:
- a CDS encoding zinc ribbon domain-containing protein, giving the protein YPSSKTCSSCGSIKDKLSLSERTFICKNCGYKIDRDLNASINLKNYGKSIA; this is encoded by the coding sequence TATCCTTCATCTAAAACCTGTAGCAGCTGTGGAAGTATAAAAGACAAACTTTCTCTATCAGAAAGAACTTTTATATGTAAAAATTGTGGTTATAAAATAGATAGGGATTTAAATGCAAGTATAAATTTAAAAAATTACGGTAAATCAATAGCATAG